caggcTTCTCTCtgctaaaacactccattgtagatggcccttattAGTACCACCATTTTCTGGGCAGCCAATCTCGCGACTCCCTAAGATATCCAATTTTTGAATTACCACTCAGCGCTACAAGTGAGCAAGTTTGGAACTACTAACATACTACTTTTCAAACTCCTTTATCGGTAGCTGATGCTCCATCTATCTATTTTCTGATGTCAACGGTGATTACAGCTGTTGTGAGCTGTTGTAATGAGCTGTACAAGCTGATCGCAACAGATGCACGATATTAgagaagttatttttaattataaatttttaaggttCTTATGACtttgtaaattgttttactatatGGCTTTCTGAATTTCTTGTACATACGATTAAATAACACTGCGACAATGTCGGCGACCAAGAGACTGGTGACTGAGAAACAGAGGCTCAAGAAGATGAGGTAAGTTTACTcatgtcgaaaaaaaaaaattatatatatatatatatatatatctcactcgaattgaatttttaataatactgaaGGAAACGCTTTACCTCACCgatttggttaaaatttcacaATGTATTTTTGTTCGTAGAACATGAATCTGTAAGTAAAAATCGTCGCTCTACTCCGTGGagcgagatattaatcgttaaagttgaCTACTCACGAAGTTAGAATACCTGTCATAGCGACAATATGTAAAGCGTGGTCTACAATACATGGAGTAAATATGGAGTAGTAGGCATAAGGGCATaagcgaaaaaaattaattttatttcctactCCTATTCCATCTTTTACGTTTACGCCGCGCAGGAATATTTGTGAACAGTGCAAACAATGTCATTAGTTTCATAAAACTGTAGAAAATTAGGCCTGGTCTACAATAGCTGGAGTAAGCATGAAGTAAGAAGTAAAAGTACGGTAATTTCCTTCTGCGCTGTGATTGACCGAGCGTTAAGAAAAGCAGGAGTaagacgaaataaaaataatttatttcgcttaCACCCTTTTATGCCAGCTTTCTTACACTGGATTAACCCTTTTATACCTAGTCTTCTTACTCCATGCTTACTCCAGCTATTGTAGACCAGACCTTACTTCCCacacagacttttgcataacgcataacaaatgcataagaaattcgattggtCAAATTTTGCTTATGgaccaatcaatttgcttatgtacatatgttatgtgttatgcaaaagtgtgtGCGGGGGCCTTAACGATTAATGGCTACATTCAGCAGACTCAACAGTTGAGTAACATTACTAGATTTTCCATTGAATAATGCCATTGATTTGTGGTTCTATGAATCAGAACCAATCATGTTCGATTGTTACTTAGCTGCTGAGTCTGCTGAATGCGCCTAATATCACGGAGCAGAGCGACGATTTTTACTTACAGATTCATGTTCTACAAACATACACATTATtgtgaaattttaaccaaatcGGTGAGGTGAAGCATTTCCTTCAGTCTATCGAATTTTTCTTTAAGCAAAGCGCAAATGCAGCTagctataataaaaaagaaacaatgtgATGCGATAGCGCTTAAAATAGTCGAGCAACTTCTGGAATCTCATGTGAATCCTGACTGGCTCCTTCAAAATGTAAGCATGCTTATAAAGCATCCCTGTATTTAAACAGTTTGAATGTTATATcgatataatatcaataaataatattaaattaccaattatattgcaatattaattaacaatagataatctatataatcaatttgatTTATGTATTCACAGTTGGGATTCATAAGCAAGAATCACATGGAAGATGTGATTGAGGAGAGAGCGATAATAAAGTTATGTGGATATGTTCTTTGCTCGAATCAATTGACTGTTATTATCCACCAGCAATATCATATTTCAACACGCAAGAATAAAGTGTACGATATCAGCAGACGGAAGAATTTCTGTAGCTCATCGTGTTACGGGGCGGCTAATTATCTTCTCGAACAAATGCTCGAGAGTCCGCTGTGGCTGAGAAAAAAGGAGGATATACCGATCTTTCAAATCCTACCTCTAAATTCTAAATCTACACAGTGTGGAGACGAAATAGACGTTGTCGGGATTAAGTTTTCGCAAAATATAGATGCTGACAATAATGACGACAAAACAAAATCCGCAGAACGCAGTGCGACCAAGAAGACGGAAAAAGCGACAAATATTGTATCAAgctttgaaaaagaaattagcaATTTCCACTTATTGAACGATACAACTGCTGCGAAAGTTGGAAAAGTAGAAGAGATCTCTGTAGATACCATTTTGCAAAGATCGCTCAATTGTGAGACACATCCATTAGAACCGTCTGCGaatcaagaaaataaaaattatgattctaAAGAATTGACAAACCATGAAAATAACtgtgataataatattcagcAAGTAGATGTAAATCTAGAGAATTTAGAAATAGAAATCGCTGGCCAGTCTGAGAATATTTTACACTTGCATAAACATAACAGGGatgcaatagaaaaaaataatgtggaTACATGTGATAATAATGAGACGCTTCAATTGAATGAAATAAGTAACAATCGAAACGACACTAACAAAAAGCTAGAATCTCAATCACTCAAAATAAATGACAACAAGAATGATGAAAAAAGATTGCAGTCTCAGTtggatgaaataaataatagtccTACAGATGAAAAAGTGATACAGTTTCAATTGGATGAAATGCATAGTAGTAATAATGATGTGATTTCTTCTGAGTCTACGTACAATGAATGTAGAAAAGTAGAAAAAGCAAATggaattaatagaaataaaaaatgcaaactgAAAAAAACTGACAATGCAgatgcacaaaatatttatcacaaaCTTGCAATGCATGTTGAACAGAATGTTAGAGAATGGATCACAAAAAATACTCTTTGCCTTCTAACAGGCGAGGCagatgaaaaaaatcaattattagaGAAACTTTCGCAGCAAGATAAATATCAGCAATTgtgtaaaaagttaaataaattgcaattggAAGATGAAAAGGAAGATCGTATAGATTTGGAAAGAAACAAGCTTAAACCTTTACCTCACTTCTCTGTGCTCCAAGAGGACGGAAAGAAAATGAACTTAAAGGTGTGAATTAAatcctaattttaatttaaccagaaacgtaattttaatttgaaaatataatgtaatttaattgtaatgtgTGTGCAGGTACGTGCGTTTTACGAAGGACGAATGACGTTTACATCACCTGAGGAGAGTAGTAACAAAGAGTCAGAAAGTAATGATAACGACGAGCCTGTATTACCGTTAATAGACGCTCATGCGCCCAATGCACTTCGTCGTCGAATTTTCTCAGACAAGCttaacaaaatgtaataatctCTACTTCTCAAAGTGACAATCGGAGATCAAATGTTGAGAAAAAGTTTAGTATCTAGAGAAATTTGatcattattatattcgtgtatttgttaattacagATTGCCAGATTTGATGTATGCTTTAACAActaatggaaatatttcttcACTGGCacaatatacttataataacgAGAGGTATTCGATAATCAAGCTGTTGATCAGCACGTTTAATTTATCTGCTACAAACATTGTCTTTAAAACTGTCGAATGGACACTCGTAGGACTTGTCGTCATTaaaatgtaagtttaattgcaatgtcatatttacatttaaaattacttgtaataaaagtatatataattttaggtTGAGCTGCATTGACACGCAGTTGCAATCGTTGTTCCAATCTAGGCAAGCTTCAATGTACACATCTATGATTCTC
This genomic stretch from Monomorium pharaonis isolate MP-MQ-018 chromosome 4, ASM1337386v2, whole genome shotgun sequence harbors:
- the LOC105832200 gene encoding putative RNA polymerase II subunit B1 CTD phosphatase RPAP2 isoform X1, with amino-acid sequence MSATKRLVTEKQRLKKMSKAQMQLAIIKKKQCDAIALKIVEQLLESHVNPDWLLQNLGFISKNHMEDVIEERAIIKLCGYVLCSNQLTVIIHQQYHISTRKNKVYDISRRKNFCSSSCYGAANYLLEQMLESPLWLRKKEDIPIFQILPLNSKSTQCGDEIDVVGIKFSQNIDADNNDDKTKSAERSATKKTEKATNIVSSFEKEISNFHLLNDTTAAKVGKVEEISVDTILQRSLNCETHPLEPSANQENKNYDSKELTNHENNCDNNIQQVDVNLENLEIEIAGQSENILHLHKHNRDAIEKNNVDTCDNNETLQLNEISNNRNDTNKKLESQSLKINDNKNDEKRLQSQLDEINNSPTDEKVIQFQLDEMHSSNNDVISSESTYNECRKVEKANGINRNKKCKLKKTDNADAQNIYHKLAMHVEQNVREWITKNTLCLLTGEADEKNQLLEKLSQQDKYQQLCKKLNKLQLEDEKEDRIDLERNKLKPLPHFSVLQEDGKKMNLKVRAFYEGRMTFTSPEESSNKESESNDNDEPVLPLIDAHAPNALRRRIFSDKLNKILPDLMYALTTNGNISSLAQYTYNNERYSIIKLLISTFNLSATNIVFKTVEWTLVGLVVIKMLSCIDTQLQSLFQSRQASMYTSMILTTYKLDSNYLDRLIMEITNNVDVSESSDKC
- the LOC105832200 gene encoding putative RNA polymerase II subunit B1 CTD phosphatase RPAP2 isoform X2, producing MQLAIIKKKQCDAIALKIVEQLLESHVNPDWLLQNLGFISKNHMEDVIEERAIIKLCGYVLCSNQLTVIIHQQYHISTRKNKVYDISRRKNFCSSSCYGAANYLLEQMLESPLWLRKKEDIPIFQILPLNSKSTQCGDEIDVVGIKFSQNIDADNNDDKTKSAERSATKKTEKATNIVSSFEKEISNFHLLNDTTAAKVGKVEEISVDTILQRSLNCETHPLEPSANQENKNYDSKELTNHENNCDNNIQQVDVNLENLEIEIAGQSENILHLHKHNRDAIEKNNVDTCDNNETLQLNEISNNRNDTNKKLESQSLKINDNKNDEKRLQSQLDEINNSPTDEKVIQFQLDEMHSSNNDVISSESTYNECRKVEKANGINRNKKCKLKKTDNADAQNIYHKLAMHVEQNVREWITKNTLCLLTGEADEKNQLLEKLSQQDKYQQLCKKLNKLQLEDEKEDRIDLERNKLKPLPHFSVLQEDGKKMNLKVRAFYEGRMTFTSPEESSNKESESNDNDEPVLPLIDAHAPNALRRRIFSDKLNKILPDLMYALTTNGNISSLAQYTYNNERYSIIKLLISTFNLSATNIVFKTVEWTLVGLVVIKMLSCIDTQLQSLFQSRQASMYTSMILTTYKLDSNYLDRLIMEITNNVDVSESSDKC